The following proteins are encoded in a genomic region of Thermothielavioides terrestris NRRL 8126 chromosome 5, complete sequence:
- a CDS encoding uncharacterized protein (Contains conserved domain LicD[pfam04991], LICD Protein Family involved in phosphorylcholine metabolism.), translated as MEDLGVETWLMHSTLLGWWRDKRVLPGDLNISVQVSELGIFFLAAYYNMSTFYFKNPDLPNGRKYLLQLSRHARDRDPPEGLDPVDARWTDIETGLSIDVYAVRYNLTHPGGEGMLSCKDGSEIRDTYLFPLQKTTFEGVPARIPYRSRELLVAEYGVTALDEAGQE; from the exons ATGGAGGACCTGGGCGTCGAAACCTGGTTGATGCATAGCACGCTGCTCGGGTGGTGGCGGGACAAGCGC GTGCTACCCGGAGACCTGAACATCAGCGTACAGGTCTCAGAACTCGGCATATTCTTCCTCGCCGCATACTACAACATGTCCACGTTCTACTTCAAGAACCCCGACCTGCCAAATGGCCGTAAATACCTGCTGCAACTGAGCCGGCATGCCAGGGACCGCGATCCGCCCGAGGGGCTGGATCCAGTCGACGCACGGTGGACCGACATCGAGACTGGTCTCTCCATCGACGTGTACGCAGTCCGGTATAATCTGACCCACCCCGGAGGCGAGGGCATGCTGAGCTGCAAGGACGGCAGTGAAATCCGG GATACGTATCTCTTCCCGCTGCAGAAGACGACCTTCGAAGGAGTTCCGGCCAGGATTCCGTATCGGTCCCGGGAGCTACTAGTCGCGGAGTACGGGGTGACGGCGTTGGATGAAGCCGGACAAGAGTAA
- a CDS encoding glycoside hydrolase family 18 protein (CAZy_ID 269975): protein MLFSFFLLVAPFVLLSTASTLPKSVRLGPGEDGQVQCEGATVTETVWLPEPTQMAASKGEGGTTAAATTNSPPAPSSTMPLFVSPENATVASGNATARVVTYRNALYFTNWGIYGANFQPQQLPADKLTHVLYAFADIGSDGEVKSSDSYSDLEKHYATDSWNDKGQNAYGCVKQLYILKKKHRRLKTLLSIGGWTYSPKFAPVAATEDGRQRFCNSSVTLLKDWGFDGLDIDWEYPSSAAEAQNFVQLLQTCRQALDAYAAAHAPGYHFELTVAAPAGPQNYNTLDVAAMDPLLDAWHLMAYDYAGPWDSTTGHQANLHASARNPLATKFSTDRAVADYIGRGVPARKLVLGLPLYGRAFEATKGLGLPYAGVGPGSFQPGIWLYRDLPRPGAAAVLYDDEAGASYSFDAETGELVSYDTLRSAAAKAEYLVRKGMGGAVFWEASGDKVGNASLVGALAGGMGRLDTAQNWLAYPESRYDNIRLGMPGE, encoded by the exons ATgttgttttcctttttccttctcgTCGCTCCCTTTGTATTGCTGTCCACAGCATCGACCTTGCCAAAGAGTGTTCGCCTCGGCCCCGGAGAGGACGGTCAAGTGCAATGTGAGGGCGCAACGGTGACAGAAACAGTATGGCTGCCTGAGCCTACGCAGATGGCGGCCTCcaagggggaagggggaacCACCGCGGCTGCTACAACCAACTCTCCACCAGCACCATCGTCAACCATGCCACTCTTTGTATCGCCTGAAAACGCAACCGTTGCCAGCGGTAACGCAACTGCCAGGGTGGTGACCTATCGCAATGCTCTCTACTTCACCAACTG GGGCATCTATGGGGCCAACTTCCAACCCCAGCAGCTTCCAGCGGATAAGCTCACCCACGTGCTCTATGCTTTCGCCGACATCGGGTCCGATGGAGAGGT GAAATCATCCGACTCCTATTCGGACCTCGAAAAGCACTATGCCACGGATTCGTGGAACGACAAGGGACAGAACGCCTACGGCTGTGTCAAGCAGCTGTACATCCTCAAGAAGAAGCACAGACGGTTGAAGACGCTCCTCTCCATCGGCGGCTGGACATACTCTCCCAAGTTTGCCCCAGTTGCCGCAACCGAGGACGGACGCCAACGCTTCTGCAACTCGTCCGTCACGCTACTGAAAG ACTGGGGcttcgacggcctcgacatCGACTGGGAATACCCCTCGAGCGCAGCCGAAGCCCAAAACTtcgtgcagctgctgcaAACATGCCGGCAGGCCCTGGACGCATacgccgccgcgcacgcGCCGGGGTACCACTTCGAACTGACggtcgccgcgccggcggggccgcaGAACTACAACACTTTGGACGTCGCAGCGATGGACCCCCTGCTGGACGCATGGCACCTGATGGCGTACGACTACGCCGGCCCGTGGGACTCGACGACGGGCCACCAGGCGAACCTGCACGCGAGCGCGCGCAACCCGCTGGCGACCAAGTTCAGCACGGACCGGGCGGTGGCCGACTACATCGGGCGCGGCGTGCCCGCGCGCAAGCTGGTGCTGGGCCTGCCGCTGTACGGGCGCGCCTTCGAGGCGACCAAGGGCTTGGGCCTGCCCtacgccggcgtcggcccgGGCTCGTTCCAGCCGGGCATCTGGCTGTACCGCGACCTGCCGCgcccgggcgccgccgccgtgctgtacgacgacgaggccggcgcgaGCTACAGCTTCGACGCCGAGACGGGCGAGCTGGTCTCGTACGACACgctgcgcagcgccgcggccaagGCCGAATATCTGGTCCGGAAGggcatgggcggcgccgTGTTCTGGGAGGCGAGCGGGGATAAGGTCGGGAATGCGAGCTTggtcggcgcgctggccggggGGATGGGCAGGCTGGACACGGCGCAGAACTGGTTGGCCTATCCGGAGAGCCGGTATGATAACATTCGGTTGGGCATGCCAGGGGAGTga